The DNA region CTGAAAGAGCTCAGATTATCCGATCTCGAGGCAATGTGAGCACTATCGAGGAGGCAAAGATATGAAAACGACTTGTTATTATTCCGGTATCATGATACTTCTATCTTCAAGCTTCCATGTGGGCTATTCCTCTGCGCTTCCACATCCCTTATCTCTACTCACTCCACAGCACTCTCTCCCCGCTAGTCCTACTAGGTATATAGTCCGGCCAACCCACCGTCCTAGTCATACTGGCTCCAGTCAATCGCGCCAACATCCTCATAGCAGGGAGCGTCAAGCTGGTGGATATTCAACtcgtcaaccccctcaaacacATCCTCAGGTAGCGTGGCACACTGCGCCAAGAATGTAACAGCGACGCAGTTCTCGGGAATAGACTCCACACTCGGGGCAACCTTGACCGCGTGCTGGGGACGACCATAGGCGGGCTCCGTCTCGTTGCAGACGATAAAGTAAGGGTAGGGAGTGAAAGCCTGTGCCCAAGGACTtctcaaaccccccaccactccTGCGCCGATGTTGCCAGGGCCAAAGTTGAGACCGAGGTTGGTAGCGTGCTCGATGGGGCCCATGGGGAATCGCAGACCCATGGGGGTGGCACCGCCTTGGTATTTGATGGGAGGAAGACCAATCGAGGTAGCTTGGGCTGAGACATCACGGCCGGTGCCGTTGACGAAGAGGGTGGCTGCTGCGTCGACGCTGGGCACCAGGATGGCTGCGTTGAGACCGGCGCCGACGTGGACGCCGGAGAGGAACCAGTTATGGACGGGTGGGTCGAAGATGTTGGAGGGTGTGGATATATTGGCCACGAGCTTGAAGCCATTGGCGGTCGTGCGAGGGGGGTAGTTTCCTTGAAACTGGCGTTGTGTGAGTGAGAGGGGCGAGGCAACTGTCAGGCCAGCCATGAGGGCGGAGAAGAGCGCGGTGGTGAACATGGTGGGCGATTATGTGAATTAACTGTATTAAATATTAGACTTGTATGAGAGTAGATGAATGAGAAGCTCAAAAGTTGCTGAATGATGGGCCTGGGCATTTGACGGCATGGTGAACGTCTCGTCGAGTCTTCTTATACAGCGTTCGAAGACCAGTTGGCTACCTAGATTTCGGCCGAGCCACGGCGCTTCCTTTGAGCGACGCGACTAAATTTACATTCTCACTATCATCACATTACTGCTTGATCATTCTCATGTTCGTACCGGCGCTGAACTTGTGTCATCATCCTACCAATTAGCCGGCAGCCGAGGTGGCGGAGTCGAGCCAACAACCCGAGATGTGAACGGACacgaggaagatgggggcCAAAACAGATTGATGGGACTGTGGCTGGTGTCCAACAGTGAAGCAGTTAGTGCTCTCACCGCCCCTAGCGACCGTTAACAGCGTCGCATTTACTACGTTGCACAATCTGAACCTGGCGCCTGACGTTGGGTGCGCCATCCTTGTATCAATACGACACGACACTCCAAAATGATGCGCTAAAGATTCTATGATCCTTCTTGTACCACATACTATCTTGATGCACTAAGGTTTAGCAGATTGTAGGCCGGACTGATCGGGGGCGCCGTGGGCTCAagggttcaggggctcagTCGATCCCCGGCATTTCCATCATGTTTGGAACTCAAAGGtatgaaggagaagagaggagagaaacAACATGGAATAAATTGAATCGGCTATATGACTCACATGAACTCAACGAGCAGCTCCCTTCCCTAGCTACCTGACTGCTAATGTTGACAGGGTCCGTTTTCTATTCGGGATCGTGCTCAACCTCAAGGTGCAATGGGAAATCGTATACCTTATCTTATATGGTAAAGTATGTCATACATCCATCCATTTGTCTAGTTCCAAATTGGAGATTTCTTGGGTAGAACACCAATAAATTAAATCCATGCAATTGCTTGTCCAACTAAACGCATTAACAACAAGGGGTATCTCCAAATCACTTCCCGTCGACAGGTCCATCCACACACTCGTAACACGTTTCGCATTCCACATACAACAAACCCATGCATCAGAGACTCTTCCACAGCTTCTTATACCAGGGCAAAGTCGAGTCAATCTCCTCACCATCGGCGAGAGGTCGTCTTCCATCATCCAAATCCTTTCTCCTGCCCTCCTGAAGGTCGACTGTGTGAATGTTGACAGTTTTTGTCTTGTTCCAGAACTTGTAGACGACATAAATGACGCCGAAGAGAGGCAGTAGAATGTAGGCGTCGACAAAGTCGACGGCGTCAAAAGGCGCAAAGGTGGCCCAGCCCTGGATGAGGGCAAGGAAGATGTTAGTGCCGAGACCAAACCAGGCATTGTAGGGGTAGAGCATTGACTTGAAAGGCAGCTCGGAGTCGGAGTGTCCCTGAGCTGCCCAAGCCTTTCTGAAGCGGATATGAGTCCAGCTGATGGCGGCCCATACCAAAAAGGTAGAGACACCGCTGAGGTTGACAATGTAGGAGTAGGCATCCTGGGCACCCGTGCTGACATTCATCATGCTCAATGCACCAAAcaggttggtgaagatgatggcaGGGACGGGGACACCTCTCTTGTTGGTCCATCCCAAGAACTTGGGAGCCTTTTGAGTCTGAGCCATGAACAGAATGGTGCGACTGCCAATGAAGATGGAAGAGTTGACGGCGCTAAGGCAAGTGACAAGGATAAAAGCATTGATCAGATGCTTGCCGCCCTCCCACCCGGCGTTCGCGATGGCGATTGTCATGGGACTGCGCAACGCACGTTGTGTAGCCGATGTCAGGTCGGGGCTGTTGGCGGGGCAGACGAGCCCGAAGAAAAAGGCACTGCCCATGTACACCACCACAATGCGGATGAATACCTGTCGAATGGCCAATGGCACGGCGCGACGGGGATTCTTAGTCTCGGTGGCGGCGACGGCAACGGATTCGACTCCAGCGTAAAAGGTGCTGCAGAAAACAAAGACCGAGGCAACACCGCGGAAGCCATCCGTAAAGGCACCGGGGTCACGCCAGTAGCTGAATCCAATAGCTTCGGCGCCAATCACACCACCAGATGCGTAGCTGGCAATTGTTAGCACAAATGTAACCGACCCTCAAGTAATACTAGATTCTTACATcaggctgaagaagaagaaggcgatcAAGCCAACAAGCTTGAAAAGCGCCAGCCAGAACTCGGCCTCGCCAAAGGTTTCGACACCCAACATCTGGAAGGCGGTGAAGGAGAACTGTGGGCAAAGTATCAGCATAAAGCCCATATATCCCACGCTATGGAGGACTCACCCAAAAGATCAAGAACCACCCCCAAATGGGAATGGCATCCGTCCAGTCAACCATGATGCTCGAGATGACGTTGTACTCGTTCGCCAAGACACAGAACCAAATGATAAAGTAATTCCACCCAACAGCCACACCAAACGCCTTGTCAACGAATCTGTCTGACAGCCCGGTAAAAGCACCGCCGGTCGGGTACAGCGTGGTGAGTTCACCCAGACTCTGCATGATGGAAAAGGCAATGATACCAATCACGCCAAAGCCAATCAAAAGAGCAGCCGGGCCACCATTTGCCAGAGCTCGGCCCGATCCAATCAGAAGACCGGGTCCAATGATGCCGGCGAGAGCCATCATGGAAAGGTGACGGGTCTTGAGGCCGCGCTTCACGCCCGAGTTTGGGTCAATGGCGGCAAAGTCGTCCGACTCGGAGCCGGATATACCGGCATTGTTCTCGACAGCTACGCCATCCTCAGACCCCTTTTTCGAGACTGGTACATCTTCACCACGCTTTCCGCGcaaggcggagaaggatGGGAAGCCCATATTCGAGAGGTGCTCGGTACGTCgtggtgaaggtgatgtCGGAATGTAGACCCAGATTGGGAAGGTCGAGGTGTTGATCCGGGTCACTCCTTGACAGCAGATCGTGGAGAGACACAACAGACACCAGTGAGACGCGAGAAACTGGGGAAAGCAACGATGTTTAAACTTTGAGCTCAAGACAGACCCTGCATGCTGCCATGCAAGTCTGTCCCAGGATCATGGGTGGTGTCGTTGCCCAGACTCCACTAGTCGTCGTGTCGACATGGCACTCTCGCTGCGTCGTACTGCATTCGGATTGTCTATTGTCCATAGACGTGGTGCGGGGACGTCGCGTGGGATGGAGGTACGAAGGTGCATCAGGAAGCATCAAGCGACCACTAACAGCTTGTCGTAGTTTGTTTGCGGTAGTCGTGATAGTGACGGGTGATTGTGGCATTATTCCTGGCACAGATTGCGCAATTGCACTGGCGTCCAGGTCGACGTCGTCGTGAGTGGGTCTGATTGGCCTGCCAAGGGGGAGAGTGGGGGTCGTTCAGCAGCTTGATCCCGCGGAGCATCCACTTTTTACCTGTTGGCTTTGAAGGCTTTGGACTACGCTTTCACGCTTTGTCGACCACGGGGAAGGGCTAAGAATTGGAATCACGCAACCGACATGGCAAGATTCGAAGGAGACACCTAACAGAAATGCCGGGGTAGTTTGACCGATTCCGGCCACCCGACTCCCTGTCCACGGCCCGGCACCTGGATATGACGTCACTCACTCGGCTCGAAAAAACACTTGCCGGAAATAATATCATCCCATCAATGAACGCGTCTCTATCAAATATCAAATCCACTTAAAAGGGTTCGACCGAAGCATGCGAATCCCGCACAAACTTGCGGATGTTGCGCCAGATCTTGGCGTTGCGCTACGAATGAAACGGGTCAGCAACCGACATCTTCCTTCCAGTCAATGCCTTATTCACATACCTGTTTGGCGGCGTCCTCGGCGTAGTCCTTTCGCTCCTCAAACACCTCAGTGAACCGGCGAAGGTCTCCCTGCATTTGGGTGCGCCAAGACTTGTCTCCATCTTGGACGATCGAATCCAGCTTGTCGATCAAAGGACCCAGGGAGTCGACCGTCGTGGTGAATAGCTTGGCCAGCTCCCGAGCGACCTTCAACCGGGTCCGGGCGCTCAAGACTTCAGTGTACAGCTCCACGAGAGGTTCGCCCTTGAGTCTGAGTCCAGGTTGGAGCAGTTCCGAGACTTTCTTGAGCTCGGCAGCAGCTGTCAGGACGTTGTAGTAGACCACGGTGACCATCTTGCTGAGTAGGGCGGCATCTTTGATCCACTCCCTTTTCTCCGCGTCCATCAGGTAGAGCTCATCGGTCATGGATGACTGGGAACAAACGGGTTAGTGAAATCGATGCCAAGTTTGGGACGTCAACGGTTCGCAAACCTTCATCGTACGCTCAAGACAAGCACCAAAGCTGTTGTACGTCGTCGCCATTTCCTCAGAAAGCACCACACACCTCTCCATCTGTCTCCCAGCAGCCCCAAGAGGCCTTTCGAATCCACCAACGGGTCCCTCTCTGTACTCAATGGTAGCCCGCTCGATAAAGTTGGACGTGATTTCCGATCGCTCGATGATTTCCTTGAGATTGGCTGTAATCCCCCGGAGGTTGCGGAGCCCGGTAGAGGCAAGGTTAAGAATTTCGCGGACGGGCTTTGGCATCTCAGAAGGACTGAGCCTACAGCAGCAATTCAGTAAAAGATGATGAGTGGTGGACGATACAGAATCAGGAAAATACTTACCGCTCACCCTGACGGCCGGACAACCATCCATACTTCCTGACCTGCTCGTTCTCAAGCAAAGCCGTGTAGTAAACCGAGCCCAGCTTGTGAATCCATCTGGGCAACACGGCCATATTGTGGTCCCAGTTCTTGCGCTCACCACAGAGGATGCCCTCCAGTGCGATCTGGACGGAATGAGTGTTAATGGTTGGCATGGTTGCTTGTCTCTTGAGATGGCAAGTCTGCGATGTGTGGAGTGGTCgagaggaagatgagagGCCGACTGAAAAGCCAACAGAGAAAGCTTTTATCCTGGTCTACTATGATATTCACTTTGGTCCGTCTGTGTGGGAACAATCCGGTGAGTGTCTGGTGGGGCCGTGAGATGTTCCAGAATGCGAGTGAATACATGGGTGTAAACAGATGCTCCTACCTATTTAACTGCTTAAAAGTTGCTGCCTGTCACGTCTTGGGATGAACCAGAGCAGCCTTTCCCTCTGTTCTTGATGTGGCTGACGGTGCACCCCAGGGCAGTTGCGAGAAGCACACGGAAGACTGGCTGTCGTGATGAATCCGTGAACAAACTCTATCGGCTGCAGACTTATCACCAGCCAGAGAGCTCACAAGTCTTGATTCCACTACAACAGGTATCGTACTGCGCATTGGGAATCGCTCAATTGGATCCTCCACACCGAAATGTCTTCCGCCTTAAGACTAGCCCTACACAGACTTGTTCACTTCAACGCTTTCATCAGGCAACCTTCTGCGAGTGCTGCGCATGTGAAGAAAGACTTGAAATGTAACATCACCAAAAAGGTATGTTtcaaggaaaaagagagaaaaataAACTCCTCCGGGAAGGCTCGAACTTCCAACCTCCTGATTAACAGTCAGACGCGCTAGCCAATTGCGCCACAGAGGATCTGTTGTGCGGGCCTCGAACTAGTGGCTATGTGCCAAACCGTCTTGGCACCTTCAGCTGCCCTTTTCACCCTATAATGTTGACCCCCCGGACTTCACTCCTAGAAACAACCACTTCATTCCCGTCGATCTTCACCCGAAGACTCTTTGCAGCCTtttccatcacctccctgGGCCCGAGTCCGCCGCCAGCCTCACTTCGACATTGTTGACCAAGAGCGAGGAGAGGGGCAATGGCAGCGTCTTTGTAGTCAAAAAACATCTCACTATAGTCAGATCCTCCCTCGTGTCTGGCTGTCTTGCGCATTCTGACTTGTCCAATAATGGTGGCAACCAAGAAGATGGACGCGACGAGTAGCTCAACCGCCAAAAAGGTCAGCCACGGCCAGGTGATTTGAACATAGGATTCCTGCTTCCACGCCTGCCCTGTGACATTGAAAGCATCGCTGGACAGCTGGAGTTCTTGATCGGTCGTTCTAAGTCTGAGGGAGTGTCAGTCAAAGCAACATGCCCGGTCATGTGAAGAGAAACATACCGGTAAGAGATACTCGTGGCGATATTTTTGAAGAGATATGTCATGGTATCTATTCGCGCCGTcgtgttgatgatggtcgTCTCGGTGTACAAGACCATCTGCATGATGGTTTTGATAAAATCACTTCTTGTTACAACCCCACGACTGGGCGAGTCCCACGGCTCGTAGTATGTTTCGCGCCCAGATCCCATCATGTATGTCTTCATCTCGCCCGCGATGAACTCCATGGCACGGTAGTTGGCACTGAAGCTCCCCGACGGAATCGAAGAGTTGGGTGGGCTCTCGAGATGCAGCGTGATATTCCACTTGGACGACGGGCTATGACGGCATCCAGTGGGCACGCCTACTTTGGAGCTGCAGTTCatgttgaggaagaagtcAGAGTCCTCCGGTGTTGGCTGTGAAGTGGTAGCAATAAGCTGGTTGTCGTGTATACCATTTCGGACAGTGGTGTTGTAGGTTTGGACGCATAGGTGAAACAGAAACTCGAGGGCTTCGTGTCGAAACTGGTGTGTTGCACTGGCAATGTTGGAGCCGTTGGACATATCTGTCAGCTGCCGCATGTTCTCGTCGTTCTGTGGGATAGGGACAGTGTAGAGCTCCACAAACGACGCTATCCGTGTCGCCATCAAAGTGGGATTGTCTGCAAACCCAACGGTCTGGTTGCCCACGAGCATATCGGACATAGCAGCCATTCGACTTTGGTGAACCAGATCGACGTGCGTGCCGGGGAGAGAGGCGTTCCATATAGTGCGTCTGGGGTAAAAGGGATCGCCCATCATAACCACAGACCCGTTGTTCTTGACAACAGCCTCCTCTCCAGGCTCCGGACCCGGCCAGCTTTGCACGACTATCGCTGAGGAAATGTCTACCATCTCCACACAGACGCCCAAGGAGTGGAACACATCAAAGGTGCAATTGCCAGTCGGACAGGTCGCTCCAGTAGGTGCCATGCGTACTCTGCGGCTTTGCTTTCCGTCGGGAGTAATGGCTTCCAGCATTGCAGTGCGCGTCGCAAACGTGACTTCATCTCTGGGCGACATGACGGTGCGAACCGCTGGAACTTCTGCAAGCTCGGCTGCCACAACCTCCCTAAC from Podospora pseudopauciseta strain CBS 411.78 chromosome 6, whole genome shotgun sequence includes:
- a CDS encoding hypothetical protein (EggNog:ENOG503PE5N), encoding MFTTALFSALMAGLTVASPLSLTQRQFQGNYPPRTTANGFKLVANISTPSNIFDPPVHNWFLSGVHVGAGLNAAILVPSVDAAATLFVNGTGRDVSAQATSIGLPPIKYQGGATPMGLRFPMGPIEHATNLGLNFGPGNIGAGVVGGLRSPWAQAFTPYPYFIVCNETEPAYGRPQHAVKVAPSVESIPENCVAVTFLAQCATLPEDVFEGVDELNIHQLDAPCYEDVGAIDWSQYD
- a CDS encoding hypothetical protein (COG:S; EggNog:ENOG503PDYW), with protein sequence MDHLNANHIYHHGHGYGPVADLYTGVPSGLYDAAPSTRDFDSTTQWVNTLEGPSAASSKRGQEGPQPAFTHDPNQELKGVRVSSHWSEAASSAFTKPLWRIWMLEMLCVLLSLLAFITIVVTLFKFDRQKLPDWPLKISLNTFLAFFTTLSKAAFMVPVSIAISQAQWSWFLDERPLHDFHVIDQASRGPWGSIVLLTRIRTKHIVVIGAFITIISVVTSPITQLAISYPVREVVAAELAEVPAVRTVMSPRDEVTFATRTAMLEAITPDGKQSRRVRMAPTGATCPTGNCTFDVFHSLGVCVEMVDISSAIVVQSWPGPEPGEEAVVKNNGSVVMMGDPFYPRRTIWNASLPGTHVDLVHQSRMAAMSDMLVGNQTVGFADNPTLMATRIASFVELYTVPIPQNDENMRQLTDMSNGSNIASATHQFRHEALEFLFHLCVQTYNTTVRNGIHDNQLIATTSQPTPEDSDFFLNMNCSSKVGVPTGCRHSPSSKWNITLHLESPPNSSIPSGSFSANYRAMEFIAGEMKTYMMGSGRETYYEPWDSPSRGVVTRSDFIKTIMQMVLYTETTIINTTARIDTMTYLFKNIATSISYRLRTTDQELQLSSDAFNVTGQAWKQESYVQITWPWLTFLAVELLVASIFLVATIIGQVRMRKTARHEGGSDYSEMFFDYKDAAIAPLLALGQQCRSEAGGGLGPREVMEKAAKSLRVKIDGNEVVVSRSEVRGVNIIG
- the AGP3 gene encoding General amino acid permease (EggNog:ENOG503NUN0; COG:E), with product MGFPSFSALRGKRGEDVPVSKKGSEDGVAVENNAGISGSESDDFAAIDPNSGVKRGLKTRHLSMMALAGIIGPGLLIGSGRALANGGPAALLIGFGVIGIIAFSIMQSLGELTTLYPTGGAFTGLSDRFVDKAFGVAVGWNYFIIWFCVLANEYNVISSIMVDWTDAIPIWGWFLIFWFSFTAFQMLGVETFGEAEFWLALFKLVGLIAFFFFSLIYASGGVIGAEAIGFSYWRDPGAFTDGFRGVASVFVFCSTFYAGVESVAVAATETKNPRRAVPLAIRQVFIRIVVVYMGSAFFFGLVCPANSPDLTSATQRALRSPMTIAIANAGWEGGKHLINAFILVTCLSAVNSSIFIGSRTILFMAQTQKAPKFLGWTNKRGVPVPAIIFTNLFGALSMMNVSTGAQDAYSYIVNLSGVSTFLVWAAISWTHIRFRKAWAAQGHSDSELPFKSMLYPYNAWFGLGTNIFLALIQGWATFAPFDAVDFVDAYILLPLFGVIYVVYKFWNKTKTVNIHTVDLQEGRRKDLDDGRRPLADGEEIDSTLPWYKKLWKSL